The segment AGCAACTGCATCATGCCCTCATCCTCGTGCGTCACGATGTGGCAGTGCAGCATGAACTGGCCGATGTAGCGCCTGTAACGGGTGCGCAACCGGACCTGCTGGCCGACGGGCACGTAGATCGTGTCCTTCCAGATGACCCTTCCCTGCGCATCCGTGAGCTGGAACGGATTGGTATGGATGTGGAAGGGGTGGCCCGGGAAGAACTCGGCGGCGCCCACGCTGGAGACGACCCACTCCTCCACCGCGCCCAGCGTGAGCTGGCGCGAGGGATCATGGGGGTTGAATTCCTTGCCATTGATCAGGAACCTGAACTCCGGAGCCGGAGGCGGTTTGACGACCTGGACCTCGAAACGAGCCTCCTGGGGCGTCGTGCTGGTGAGCTCCTCGTCCCGGATGGGTTTGAACGGAGCCAGCGCGGCCAACGCCTCCGGCCTGGGCAGCCTCATCATCTTCGGCGGGCCATCCACGACGACGCGGGCCAGGACCCGGGCCCCGGGGTTCTGCTCCACCTCGTCCACGAGCAGGTAGGTTCCCCGCGCCAGGGGCCTGCCATCCCTGCCCACCGCATGAACCAGCACGTCCTCGCGGTACCCGGGATGCATCTCGGTCACGTCCACCTGGTCGAGGCGGCCCGTCGTGATGCCGTCCATGGCGATCAGGTAGTAGGGAATGCTCTCGGTGGCCGGGTTGCCGCCCTCGCGGACCAGCCGGAGCCGGAACGGGAAGTGGACGCCCGCGTGGATGAACCGCCAGCGCTCCACTTCTCCGGGCCGCAGCCGGAAGGTCGGTAGGACCTCTCCATTGAGGGTGACACGCCGCCCCTGGGGTACCAGCTCGCGCTGCCAGGTGACCTCGAAGAGCTGTGGGAACTCCTCCACCATGTTCGCCTGCCGGGTGTTGTCGTAGGGATCCGTGACCAGTCTGTAGGGAATCTGCTGGAGGACGATGATGCGCTCCCTGGCTTCGCGGATGCCCTCGATCTGGTCGATGTCGCCACGCACGATCAACGGGCCCGCCATGCCGCTGCCGAGCTGGATGCTCACCGCGCCATGCTTGTGGGCGTGGTACCAGTGGGTGCCGGCGGGGTGATCCGTCGGGATCTTGACCTCGTACTCGAGGTCCTGGTTGGGCCCGATCGAGAGCAGGACGTTGTCCGAATTTCCGGCGGGAGAGACGTGCATCCCGTGGAAGTGGAGGTTGGTGACGTTGGCACCATGCGGGCCGACGTGCGGATGGTCGCCCACCAGCTCTTCCTTGAAGGGGAGCTGGTTCCTCAGGAGGATTTTCAACGTGTCCCCTGGACACACCTCGATGGTGGGTCCCACCAGTTTTCCATTGTAGGAACGCAGCCGGACCTCATCCACCTGCTCGTGACCATCATCGAGCACGCGGCGGATCTTGTGGGTGGCATAGGCAACCGTCAGCTCGTGGTGCACCTCCGAAAAGGGCCGCCTTTCCCAGAAGCCCCCGTGCTCATGCCCATGTCCGTGCTCATGCCCATGTCCGTGCTCGTATCCTTGCCCACGCTCCCACCCACGCATGAGCATGTCCTTCAAGGAACGGAGGGGGTGAACCCCTCTCCCTCTTCGCACGCCAACTCCCACTTGCGGAGCGCCCATCTCGTCTTGTCTCATTTGTGATCTCCTCTGGTCTACAAGAAGCCAGCCTGCCCTCATGACCGCGCTGGCCACGCGCACCCATGCTGGATTCATGCCCGTGTGAGCGCGATCCCTGTGCCTGAGTCGCCAGGAGATCTACGTGAGGGGACGGCCTCAGACGGGGAGGCAAGGGGTTGGCGTGGCTGCTGAAGCGGTTGGCTCGTGCCCGTCACATCCATTCCGGCGCACATCCAACCCGAATGACAGAAGGGAGCAGCCGCTCCTGGCCCTCCACCTTCCCGTGAGCACTTCCATGGTGATTGATGCACATGCCCACGTCTCCTCCACCCTCTTTGGAGAGACGAGGGAATATCTAGAACAGCTCGAACAAAGCGACATCCAGCAGGGCGTCATCGGCCCTGGAGGCATGTTGGATATCAGGCGGATGAGCGACTACCTGATGGGCAAGGCCGAGCCGTTCAACCAGCCTCCAAACAACGAATATGTGGAGCAGTCCTTCCACACCTATTCCCGGCTCCATGGGCTCGCCTGCGTGAATCCAAGCGAGCCGCGGG is part of the Cystobacter ferrugineus genome and harbors:
- a CDS encoding multicopper oxidase family protein encodes the protein MHHELTVAYATHKIRRVLDDGHEQVDEVRLRSYNGKLVGPTIEVCPGDTLKILLRNQLPFKEELVGDHPHVGPHGANVTNLHFHGMHVSPAGNSDNVLLSIGPNQDLEYEVKIPTDHPAGTHWYHAHKHGAVSIQLGSGMAGPLIVRGDIDQIEGIREARERIIVLQQIPYRLVTDPYDNTRQANMVEEFPQLFEVTWQRELVPQGRRVTLNGEVLPTFRLRPGEVERWRFIHAGVHFPFRLRLVREGGNPATESIPYYLIAMDGITTGRLDQVDVTEMHPGYREDVLVHAVGRDGRPLARGTYLLVDEVEQNPGARVLARVVVDGPPKMMRLPRPEALAALAPFKPIRDEELTSTTPQEARFEVQVVKPPPAPEFRFLINGKEFNPHDPSRQLTLGAVEEWVVSSVGAAEFFPGHPFHIHTNPFQLTDAQGRVIWKDTIYVPVGQQVRLRTRYRRYIGQFMLHCHIVTHEDEGMMQLLEIVPPRQDAGGPPGGGSGSHH